The nucleotide sequence TATAAGGGCCAATTGCATCCGGGGTAATCGTCTTGTTCCCTAAGCCGATCACTAAAATTTTTGAATCCGCCGTAATTTTTACGTCTTTATGCAAATCGTGCAGGTAATGGATTAAAGACTCCTGCATTTGCTCAAAACCATGGCGGTCTTCTGATGTAAGTGTAGGGATCGACAACGTTATATACGTCCCCTGCTTTTTACTTATTCTTTCTTCCCCTGTAGCATTCACTTCAACTTTTGTGATTTTGACACGATTTTGTTGAGATTCTTCCATGTGAATGCCACGTTCGTGTTCCAATGTTTCCTTTTGCTGTTTTGTCTGATGTTGGACAACTTCTGCTGTTTCATCAATTAAATCTGTTCGATTCCAATCAATTTTTTTCATAATGCACCTCCACAATTCAGTTTGTTCAAACTGTCAAGTAAATATTCTTTGCGTTTATGTATTGCAATTCCTTCAATCCTTTGGTAGAATGATTTTTGTTGTATTGACACATGAAATAAGTGAGAAAATACTCATCTCGTACCTAAATCTAGGAGGTGAAAGAAATGCCAAACATTAAATCTGCTATCAAACGTGTAAAAGTTAACGAAAAAGCTAACGCTGCTAACGCACAAGCAAAATCTGCAATGCGTACTACAGTTAAAAAAGCTGAGCAAGCGATCGCAACAGGTGCTGAAAACGCACAAGAATTAGTAGTTGCTGCTTCTAAAGCATTAGATAAAGCTGCTTCTAAAGGTCTTATTCACAAAAACGCGGCTTCTCGTAAAAAGTCTCGTTTAGCGAAAAAAGCTTAATTGTAAACTTATAAAGCCAACTGTGCATCTGCACAGTTGGCTTTTTTCATTGTTTCCTAGAATATAATTTTCTATAGTTTCTTCATTAAAAACAGCTCTAGATGACGTTCACGGTTACCCCCTGTTGTTTTCAGCTGAAGATCTACTTCCGCCAGACTATAGAGCGCTTGGAGTAAACGCTGGTCGGATGGGCGGTTTCTTTGACCTGAAATGACCTGCACCCGGTACGGATGAATTTTAAGCTGTTTTGCAATCTGTTGCTGATGGTACCCTTTCTTTTGCAAATAGAAAATATTGGTCATTGTCCGGATATTGTTTGCTAAAAGTCCTACTAGCTTGATCGGTTCTTCTTTTTGACGTAAAAGATCATGATAGATTTTGAGAGCCTCTTCCTGATTGTGGTCCAAATAGGCATTCAGCATTTTAAATGCATCATGCTCAAGCGTTTTTGCCACTAAATCCTCAACAAGTTCACGTGTTATTTCATAATCTTCACCTAAATACAAGGCCATCTTTTCGATTTCCATCTGAAGCTGGAGCATATTCGGACCGACCATTTCAAGCAGTTTGCCGACAGCTTCATCCGTAATCGCTTTTCCATGCTGCTCTGCTTCATTTTTTACCCATACATTCAAATCGTTGTTTTGTGGTGTTTCCGCTAAGATTACTGTACATCTTTCTTTCATAAGCTTCGTTACTTTTTTACGCTCATCCAACTTTTCGTACGGAGCGATAAATATGGTGATGGCTGTATCGGTAGGATGCTGCAGCCAGCTTTCAAGACGCTTTAAATCATGGTCAATCTTTTCCTTGCCTTTTTCAGTCGCTTTTAAAAATGATGCATTTTTGGCTATTATTAATTTACGTTCCGAGAAAAACGGAATCGTATCCGCTTCATCAATAACATAATCAATCGGCTGTTCATTTAAGTCAAAGGTCATGACTTCCGCTTCTTCATTTTTTTGAAGAGCCGCCTTTAACTGCTTAATTGTTTCATCTACAAAATAGGATTCTTCTCCTACAAGCAAGTAAACCGGTGCGAAATTCCCCTTTTTAAAATCTTGCCATACTTTTGTTATCATACTGGGAACCTCCTTTACTTTCGTAGTTCTAAGTATACCATTTTTTACGTTATTGAGGATGTCCAGTTTCGCATCTCTATATGCCCCGAAGAAGAATTTATTTTGTCGATCACCTCTCTATTTATTTATAGATTTTTCTTGAATTTCACTCCGATTAAATAAACCAATAAAAGGAATAATTAGCATTTCATATAGCATTTTTAGTTAGAATATTCTATAATTATTGAAGATTAGGAGGGATACTTATGGCAGGACATCAAGATCCAAACTATGTAGCTGAAAACCCATTCGAAGGTCGTGGCCGAGCGATGAAAAGCAATGACTTCCCGGATGCCGGTTACGGTTTCGCCATCGGTGGCGGATTCTTCATCGTATTGTTTATTATTGCAACAATCGTAGAAGCAGCTACACGTCTGTAATTCCTTAAAAGTGGGATGGTTTCTCGTTAAAATGAGAAACCATCCCCTTTTTTATTTCATAAAAAGAGAATTCGATTTTTCAATGTACATTTGATTTTGTGAGACTGAAACTTCTATCGTACCGTCTAAACCTGTTGTGAAGTATTGGGTATTTTTCGCCTCAAACCGATTGACAACATCAATATGCGGATGATTATAGCGGTTATTTTCACCTGCCATAAACACGACAAATTTAGGGTTTGTTACTGTTATAAATTCCTCGGTGCTTGATGTCTTACTGCCATGATGCCCGGCCTTCAATAGATCGATATTACGTAATTCCTCGTTATAAAGTCGAATGAGCTCCCTCTCGCCTTCCTGCTCCAAATCCCCTGTAAACAATGCCCGAAACGCCTCATGCTTTACAAATAGAACGAGCGAATCATTATTTCCTTCATATTCAATTTCCAATGGCCATAAATATTCAAATGCTGTTCCCCCGATTTGCCACTTATGACCAGCCATTTTCTCGATCAGTTTCGTATTTGTTTTCTCAAGCTCATGCAAAAAATCGTTCATCACCGGCTTGGTGATCGATCCTGGTGTCACATGAACCTCCTTTACAATCACTTCCCGCAACACCTCTTCAGCGCCCTCTACATGATCGGCATCCGCATGTGACAGCATAAATATATCGATTGTCTGGATTCCTCGTCCTTTTAAATAAGGAACGACAACTTGACGCCCAACTTCATAGGGAGTTTTGCGCTCTTTCCATGTTTCCTGTTCAAATCGCAACAAGCCCCCTGCATCAATAACAATGACCGATTTTCTGTGCGGCAGTTCAATGACAATGCAGTCCCCTTGACCGACGTTAACAAAGGCAATTTTCAGATCACTGTGCAAAAATGGCTGTATATGAAATATAAAGGCAGGCAGTACTAAAGCAAAGATGACTTTCTTTAACGGAGCTTGCTGGTCAAGCAAATAAAATGTAAAAAAAACCGAGACGTATAAAATGACAAGCCACATAATCGAAGGTTTTCCGGGGTTCCACATTTGGACAATCGGCTGCTGAATGAAAAGAATGAAGTTTGTCAGTGCTGTACGCAGCGGCTCATACATAGAAAAGAGAATGGAGTCAAACGAGAATGGCAAAAAAGTCAGTATAAGGACAAGTAGATTGATGGGTAAAATAATAAAGGAAAAAAGAGGAACGAAGAAAATATTGGCGATAAAAGAAGAAAGGCTGATTTCGTAAAAGTGGAACAGTAATAAAGGATAAACGAGGATTTGGCAAACGAACGTAATGTAAAAGGATTGTACCCAAAAATTTGAGTAGCGGGCTAAAATGCGGCCGGAATAAACTAAGCTGTACGTGGCCAAATAGGATAGCTGAAAGCCGACTTGAAAAACTGCACCAGGCTCTAATAATACAAACACAATAAAGCTGAGCGACAATGCATCATCCATCGGTATTTTCCAACGAACATACTGCGCAAGCAAGACGAATTCCACGACACTTACCGCACGCCAAATAGACGGTGCCCCTCCTGCTAAAATTGCATATAACGGCAGTAAAATAAGCAATAATACTGTAGCGACTTCTCTGCGTATTCTCAAGCGAAGCAATAACTGAAAAAACAGGAACGAGACAAATGCGACATGCAAACCCGAAATCGCGAATAAATGGGTAATGCCAAGCTTTTGATAGGCGCGGTTTAATTGTTCGTCGACATTTTCCTGAAAACCGATCAAAAGGGCCTGTGCCTCTGCTGCAAGAGATGGCGGGAAAGTTTCTTCAATATGTTTTTTTAACCGAAAGCGCTGTTCATAGATTGGTTGCATGAAGTTTTTATTTTGCCGAAAATATTGGAGGTGCTGAATTTCAATAATCCCTCTTGCATTTTTGCTTTGCAAATAACGGGCCATAGAAAAGCCATAGCGGTGCGCGGGGAATGATGGGGATACTTGCTCTCCGGTTACAATAAAACTTGTACCAGCAAGCTGCTGTGCCTCGAAGCGCTGTTTTTCTTTTTCAGTTTTCAATTCATAGGTGACATATACTTTGTTGCCGGATTCATCAAGCATGAACCCCCTTAACATCACACCATTTATATTGTACTCGTCGGTCCACGTTAACATTGCCGGTAGTTTAACCGGATGTGAAAGCTTATTGACTTCATAGGAAAAATAGCTGTAACTTCCAATACCAACTATTAAAATAAATAACAGATGGATGTTTGCCAGTCGCTTATAAAGACTAAACACCAGCAATAACGCAAGCAGGAAAAGAAGCCTTCCCGTTTCAAATGCAGCAAGTGCACTGATACAAACCGACAAGGCGTAAAATATCCAGTTATGCTTGAACAAGTTTACCAAATAAAGCATGCATCTTCTCCTCTAATGGGAGCAACTGATCTCGGCTTGCACCTAACTCACGAAGCTTCTCAAGCATTTCAGCGGTCAATGCGAACTTTTCATCTTGCAGAAAGTCGATCTTAGCTTCATCAAATGGAATATGTGCAACATGGACATCCGCTTTTTTGAACAGTTCCATTGCGTACATATTATTTTTATAATCTTTTGCATAGTACACATTTTTAATGCCGGCTTGAATGATCGTCTTCGTGCATGGCAGGCATGGGAAATGCGTGACATATAGATCCGCTCCATTTGATGGCGTACCATATTTTGCACATTGCAGTAATGCATTCGTTTCGGCATGCACTGTGCGGACACAATGGTTGTCCACAACGTAGCACCCTTCTTCGATACAGTGTTCGTCACCTGAAATCGATCCATTATATCCGCCGGCAATGATGCGCTTTTCCCGTACAATTGTCGCACCTACCGCAAGACGGCTGCACGTGCTTCTTAATGCGAGTAAATGACTTTGCGCCATAAAAAATTGATCCCAAGTAATTCGCTCCATATGATAACCCCCAAATGTTTTGTCACCTATCAGTTTATACATAGTTCCTGACATTCGCAATGTAAGTTCGGTCAGAAATTTCACTTTATTTTACGTCGATTAGGTCCTTTAACTGCTCAAATGTTTTGTCCCCGATTCCCGTTACCTTTTTTAAATCATCAATGACTTGAAAATTCCCATGTTCGGAACGGTGCTGAATAATCGCCCCCGCTTTGGATGGACCAATTCCCGGAAGCTGGGTTAACTCCGCTTCCATCGCTTTATTTATATTAATCTTCCCGGTCGTATTTCCACTGCCGGAGCCGGTTGCCGGACCTGCCTGTATTATCCGTTCCATTACTTCTGCAGGCTCTTCACCCATTTTAGGTACATAGATGACCATTTCATCCTGAAGTCTTTGGGCATGGTTAATAAGCACCGGATTGGCATCGTCTGTGTAACCTCCTGCTGCTTCAACGGCATCGACAATCCGTTGTTCTTCGGATAATGAATAAACACCCGGATATTTTACCGCTCCTTTTACATCAACCATTATTGGCTTTTGTTCGGTTTCAACTTCCGTGTCCGGATTTGCGGAAGGTTCTTCAATAGCTGGAATTGTCATTTGGTCAATTGTTTCTATCGTAGCACTGTGCGAGGAATCATCGAGGAATAATAAGTAGATTAATACCGCAGCAACGATACCGCCCAGAACAGCAAGTTGCTTTTTATACTTCTCCAGAAATGGCTGCAAAATAAAAAACACCCTTTCATAAAGAAGGTTTTATATATGGAGCTTACATCCACTATACAAATTCCGCTTCTTTATGAAAAGGTATTTCCATCAAAACTGCCGAAACTTACTTTTTCAGCTATTTTATTTAACCGCCCGAATAAAAATTCGTTCGCTTTCATCAGTCGGTTGTGTTGGTGTCCAGTCTGCCGTTACTTCAACATGAGAAAAACCGACCTCTTTTAGCCATTTCGCATATTGCTCATACGCAAATGTGCGCTGATAATGTTCTTCATCAAAACGTTCATACAGGCCGCTTTCTGTTAGTACAAAAAATGTCATTTGATGGTACACAGAATGGGGTTCTTCACCTGGCTCTGTATGCCAAACATATGAAATTTCGCCGTCATCATATGTAAATGGACCATCCAGAAAAATATCGTCCATTTTATATAACGAATGTACATCAAAGAATAGTTGTCCGCCTTCACGGAGACTGTCAAATATCCGCTTTAATGTTTCCACGACATTTTGCTGCTCTTTTACATAGTTGATTGAGTCAATTGGGATGATGGCAACATCCAAATCGCTGAAACCATCTAGTTCGTCCATTGACATAGCATATAGAGGCATTGAAACCTTCTCAGCTTCCATACGCGCACTTGCAATGGCAAGCATGTCTTCCGATAAGTCAATCCCTGATACAGCGTAACCTGCTTTATGCAGCATTAATGCAAGCGTTCCTGTACCACAGCCAATATCGAGCAGATTTTTATAGTTCTGTGCAGGTGCAAATGTCTGAATCCATTCCACATATTCCGTATACGGGATATCTGTCATCAATTCATCATAAACTTCCGCAAAACGTTCATAACTATTCATTGTCCATTTGTGGCGCGTCTAATTGTGGTGCATCTCCCCATAGACGCTCTAGGTTGTAATAGGCACGCTCATCTTTATGGAAAATATGTGCAACAACATCACCCATATCGACTAAAATCCAGCGTGCAGTATCAAAGCCTTCAAGCTTACGTACTGTGAAGCCCGCTTCTTCTGCTTTTTCTTTAATTTCACGTGCAATTGCCTGTACTTGGCGCTCTGAGCTACCTTCTGCAATGATGAAATAATCAGCTAAAAGTGAAATCCCTTGCATATTTAATGCAACGATATCTTCTCCTCGCTTGTCATCGATTGCTTTGTACGTAATATTTAATAACGTTTCATTCATGTATGTTTATTCCTCTCTTATTAAGCTGTTGTAGCATTCAATTGAAACAGGGTAAATTGCCTGCTGTGACGAAACTAAAAAACTGAGCGTATGTGTCACACATGCCCGGAATGCATCTTCTAAACTGATGTCTGCCAATGTTCTTAGTTCCTCAACACCCTGAAACTTACGATTTGGTTCAATCATATCTGCTACATAAATAATTTTCTCAATAGTTGTCATATTCACACGTCCGGTAGTATGGTAACGAATTGCATTTAAAATGGCTTCATCATTAATTTGGAATTCCGTCTCGACAATCCAGGCACCGACCGGGCCATGCAATATTTCTGCATTCCAGTCAAGCAAACGCGCATCCAACTGCTGTTCGATCACGACTTGCTTCATCCAGTCAACATCCGCATATTTAGCGATATCATGGAAAATAGCCGCAATCTCTGCTTTTTGTGGATTTTCATCGTATTGATGAGCTAAACGGATCGCTGTTTCCATTACACCAACCGTATGAATATACCGTTTTTCAGGCATTCGATCTTTAATCGCGGCCAGCATCGTTTGACGATCCATACAAACCTTCCTTTCGAATATACTGTTCAACTGCAGCAGGCAATAAAAATTGTAAAGGTGCCTCTGATTGCTGTAATCGGTTTCGAATATATGTTGAAGAAAGGTCAATTTGCGGAGCTTCCACCATGCACACGTCGTAGGAAGATTTTGCTTCACTGCCCGGGCGCATCACTCCAACAAATGTGACAAGTTCCATTAATTCATCGATACGGTGCCATGTATGCAAAGAGTCGATCATGTCCCCGCCGATAATAAAATAAAACTGTATTTGTGGTTCACGTTCACACAATGCTTTCATTGTATCGAATGTATAGGATACCCCTCCGCGCTCAAGTTCGTATGTTTCCACATGAAAATAAGGAATGTCCTCGATCGCCAGCTCAACCATCCGCAGACGCTGCGCATTTGTTGCCGAGCGGGACAAATCCTTATGCGGCGGTTTTGCATTCGGCATAAAGCGTACTTCCGTCAAACCAAGCGCTGCATACACTTCGTTGGCCATCATTAAATGTCCAATATGCGGTGGATTAAAAGTTCCTCCAAAAAGACCGA is from Solibacillus isronensis and encodes:
- a CDS encoding YqzM family protein, with the translated sequence MAGHQDPNYVAENPFEGRGRAMKSNDFPDAGYGFAIGGGFFIVLFIIATIVEAATRL
- the rsfS gene encoding ribosome silencing factor, producing MNETLLNITYKAIDDKRGEDIVALNMQGISLLADYFIIAEGSSERQVQAIAREIKEKAEEAGFTVRKLEGFDTARWILVDMGDVVAHIFHKDERAYYNLERLWGDAPQLDAPQMDNE
- a CDS encoding class I SAM-dependent DNA methyltransferase, which encodes MNSYERFAEVYDELMTDIPYTEYVEWIQTFAPAQNYKNLLDIGCGTGTLALMLHKAGYAVSGIDLSEDMLAIASARMEAEKVSMPLYAMSMDELDGFSDLDVAIIPIDSINYVKEQQNVVETLKRIFDSLREGGQLFFDVHSLYKMDDIFLDGPFTYDDGEISYVWHTEPGEEPHSVYHQMTFFVLTESGLYERFDEEHYQRTFAYEQYAKWLKEVGFSHVEVTADWTPTQPTDESERIFIRAVK
- a CDS encoding ComE operon protein 2, encoding MERITWDQFFMAQSHLLALRSTCSRLAVGATIVREKRIIAGGYNGSISGDEHCIEEGCYVVDNHCVRTVHAETNALLQCAKYGTPSNGADLYVTHFPCLPCTKTIIQAGIKNVYYAKDYKNNMYAMELFKKADVHVAHIPFDEAKIDFLQDEKFALTAEMLEKLRELGASRDQLLPLEEKMHALFGKLVQA
- a CDS encoding DNA internalization-related competence protein ComEC/Rec2, whose translation is MLYLVNLFKHNWIFYALSVCISALAAFETGRLLFLLALLLVFSLYKRLANIHLLFILIVGIGSYSYFSYEVNKLSHPVKLPAMLTWTDEYNINGVMLRGFMLDESGNKVYVTYELKTEKEKQRFEAQQLAGTSFIVTGEQVSPSFPAHRYGFSMARYLQSKNARGIIEIQHLQYFRQNKNFMQPIYEQRFRLKKHIEETFPPSLAAEAQALLIGFQENVDEQLNRAYQKLGITHLFAISGLHVAFVSFLFFQLLLRLRIRREVATVLLLILLPLYAILAGGAPSIWRAVSVVEFVLLAQYVRWKIPMDDALSLSFIVFVLLEPGAVFQVGFQLSYLATYSLVYSGRILARYSNFWVQSFYITFVCQILVYPLLLFHFYEISLSSFIANIFFVPLFSFIILPINLLVLILTFLPFSFDSILFSMYEPLRTALTNFILFIQQPIVQMWNPGKPSIMWLVILYVSVFFTFYLLDQQAPLKKVIFALVLPAFIFHIQPFLHSDLKIAFVNVGQGDCIVIELPHRKSVIVIDAGGLLRFEQETWKERKTPYEVGRQVVVPYLKGRGIQTIDIFMLSHADADHVEGAEEVLREVIVKEVHVTPGSITKPVMNDFLHELEKTNTKLIEKMAGHKWQIGGTAFEYLWPLEIEYEGNNDSLVLFVKHEAFRALFTGDLEQEGERELIRLYNEELRNIDLLKAGHHGSKTSSTEEFITVTNPKFVVFMAGENNRYNHPHIDVVNRFEAKNTQYFTTGLDGTIEVSVSQNQMYIEKSNSLFMK
- a CDS encoding helix-hairpin-helix domain-containing protein; this translates as MQPFLEKYKKQLAVLGGIVAAVLIYLLFLDDSSHSATIETIDQMTIPAIEEPSANPDTEVETEQKPIMVDVKGAVKYPGVYSLSEEQRIVDAVEAAGGYTDDANPVLINHAQRLQDEMVIYVPKMGEEPAEVMERIIQAGPATGSGSGNTTGKININKAMEAELTQLPGIGPSKAGAIIQHRSEHGNFQVIDDLKKVTGIGDKTFEQLKDLIDVK
- the rpsT gene encoding 30S ribosomal protein S20 — its product is MPNIKSAIKRVKVNEKANAANAQAKSAMRTTVKKAEQAIATGAENAQELVVAASKALDKAASKGLIHKNAASRKKSRLAKKA
- a CDS encoding nicotinate-nucleotide adenylyltransferase, which translates into the protein MKKVGLFGGTFNPPHIGHLMMANEVYAALGLTEVRFMPNAKPPHKDLSRSATNAQRLRMVELAIEDIPYFHVETYELERGGVSYTFDTMKALCEREPQIQFYFIIGGDMIDSLHTWHRIDELMELVTFVGVMRPGSEAKSSYDVCMVEAPQIDLSSTYIRNRLQQSEAPLQFLLPAAVEQYIRKEGLYGSSNDAGRD
- the holA gene encoding DNA polymerase III subunit delta encodes the protein MITKVWQDFKKGNFAPVYLLVGEESYFVDETIKQLKAALQKNEEAEVMTFDLNEQPIDYVIDEADTIPFFSERKLIIAKNASFLKATEKGKEKIDHDLKRLESWLQHPTDTAITIFIAPYEKLDERKKVTKLMKERCTVILAETPQNNDLNVWVKNEAEQHGKAITDEAVGKLLEMVGPNMLQLQMEIEKMALYLGEDYEITRELVEDLVAKTLEHDAFKMLNAYLDHNQEEALKIYHDLLRQKEEPIKLVGLLANNIRTMTNIFYLQKKGYHQQQIAKQLKIHPYRVQVISGQRNRPSDQRLLQALYSLAEVDLQLKTTGGNRERHLELFLMKKL
- the yqeK gene encoding bis(5'-nucleosyl)-tetraphosphatase (symmetrical) YqeK, with the translated sequence MDRQTMLAAIKDRMPEKRYIHTVGVMETAIRLAHQYDENPQKAEIAAIFHDIAKYADVDWMKQVVIEQQLDARLLDWNAEILHGPVGAWIVETEFQINDEAILNAIRYHTTGRVNMTTIEKIIYVADMIEPNRKFQGVEELRTLADISLEDAFRACVTHTLSFLVSSQQAIYPVSIECYNSLIREE